The following are encoded in a window of Panthera leo isolate Ple1 chromosome B2, P.leo_Ple1_pat1.1, whole genome shotgun sequence genomic DNA:
- the TREM2 gene encoding triggering receptor expressed on myeloid cells 2 isoform X1: MEPLRLLILVAVTELSRAHNTTVFQGMAGRSLQVSCPYNSLKHWGRRKAWCRQLDEEGTCQRVVSTHRSWLLSFLKRWNGSTAIVDDALGGTLTITLRNLQAHDAGLYQCQSLYGDEADTLRKVLVEVLADPLDHLDPGGLWIPEESKSFEDAQVERSMSRGLSEEDIPFPPTPILFLLACMFLGKLLAASALWAVAWHGQKLGTPQAGGLDCSRDPGYQLQTLTGSLPKPGSSQALERRLIPTGGGAPSVRLPPHGG, translated from the exons ATGGAGCCTCTCCGCCTGCTCATCCTGGTGGCCGTCACAG AGCTGTCCCGAGCCCACAACACCACCGTATTCCAGGGCATGGCAGGCCGGTCCCTGCAGGTCTCCTGCCCCTACAACTCCCTGAAGCACTGGGGCAGACGCAAAGCCTGGTGCCGCCAGCTGGATGAAGAGGGCACGTGCCAGCGGGTCGTCAGCACCCACCGCTCGTGGCTGCTGTCTTTCCTGAAGAGGTGGAATGGGAGCACGGCCATCGTGGATGATGCCCTGGGGGGCACACTCACCATTACGCTGCGGAATCTTCAAGCCCACGACGCCGGCCTCTACCAGTGCCAGAGTCTCTATGGTGATGAGGCCGACACCCTCAGGAAGGTCCTGGTGGAAGTGCTGGCCG ACCCCCTTGATCACCTGGACCCTGGAGGTCTCTGGATCCCTGAAGAGTCCAAGAGCTTCGAGGATGCCCAGGTGGAACGCAGCATGTCCAG GGGTCTCTCAGAAGAGGATATCCCCTTTCCACCCACTCCCATCCTTTTCCTCCTGGCCTGCATGTTTCTGGGCAAGCTTTTAGCAGCCAGTGCTCTCTGGGCTGTGGCCTGGCATGGGCAGAAACTGGGGACGCCCCAGGCCGGTGGGCTGGACTGCAGCCGTGACCCAGGTTACCAGCTCCAGACCCTAACAG GGTCTCTTCCCAAGCCCGGAAGCAGCCAGGCTTTGGAAAGGCGCCTTATCCCCACCGGTGGAGGGGCCCCCAGTGTCCGCCTCCCACCCCATGGCGGCTGA
- the TREML1 gene encoding trem-like transcript 1 protein encodes MGPNLLMLLLVGLAGQASTSFPEVLQAPVGGSILVQCHYRLQDVKARKVWCRFLPDGCQPLVSSAVDRGAPAGRRMFLTDLGGGLLQVEMITLREEDTGEYGCVVEGAAGTQTLHRVALVVLPPAPTPKEEEENYKVGSLADGPFSDIVGSASPLEPSQDEKSIPLIWGAALLLGLLVAAAVLFAVMAKRKGTRLGVCGQSQSSRVSGKASSSVVHHISDSGLGVDFPSDIPYARLDSPPSFDNTTYSSLPFDPPSEDSPSPAQSSSPPLPPKVLMYSKPVTYATVIFPGRDKGGGATCEPTQDPLTSQTAPS; translated from the exons ATGGGCCCCAACCTGCTCATGCTGTTGCTGGTGGGACTGGCAG gccaGGCCTCCACCAGCTTCCCGGAAGTGCTGCAGGCCCCCGTGGGGGGCTCCATTCTGGTGCAGTGCCACTACCGGCTCCAGGACGTCAAGGCTCGGAAGGTGTGGTGCCGGTTCCTGCCCGATGGGTGCCAGCCCCTGGTGTCCTCGGCTGTGGATCGCGGAGCCCCGGCGGGCAGGCGCATGTTTCTCACGGACCTGGGGGGCGGCCTGCTCCAGGTGGAAATGATTACCCTGCGGGAGGAGGACACCGGCGAGTACGGCTGCGTGGTGGAGGGGGCGGCGGGGACCCAGACGTTGCACAGGGTGGCCCTGGTTGTGCTCCCTCCAG CTCCTACCccgaaagaggaggaagagaactaTAAGGTTGGGAGTCTGGCTGACGGCCCCTTCTCAGACATCGTGGGCAGTGCCAGCCCTTTGGAACCCAGCCAGGATGAGAAGAG CATCCCCTTGATCTGGGGCGCTGCGCTCCTGCTGGGCTTGCTGGTGGCAGCAGCCGTGCTATTCGCTGTGATGGCCAAAAGGAAAG GGACCAGGCTTGGTGTCTGTGGCCAATCTCAGAGCAGCAGAGTTTCAGGCAAG GCCTCCTCCTCAGTGGTTCACCACATCAGTGACTCTGGCCTTGGAGTTGATTTTCCATCGGACATACCGTATGCTAGGCTCGACTCGCCACCTTCCTTTGACAATACCACCTATAGCAGCCTACCTTTTGATCCCCCATCAGAGGACTCTCCATCCCCAGCCCAATCCTCATCGCCTCCTCTGCCTCCTAAAGTCCTGATGTACTCTAAGCCTGTGACATATGCCACAGTTATCTTTCCTGGAAGGGACAAGGGTGGAGGGGCCACCTGTGAGCCAACCCAAGATCCACTGACTAGCCAAACGGCACCCAGCTAA
- the TREM2 gene encoding triggering receptor expressed on myeloid cells 2 isoform X2 — protein sequence MEPLRLLILVAVTELSRAHNTTVFQGMAGRSLQVSCPYNSLKHWGRRKAWCRQLDEEGTCQRVVSTHRSWLLSFLKRWNGSTAIVDDALGGTLTITLRNLQAHDAGLYQCQSLYGDEADTLRKVLVEVLADPLDHLDPGGLWIPEESKSFEDAQVERSMSRAERHVREDLAWEERPRERSAGTTPACTPAPQPPTLMVLLWRKVTLPIPCFPWPLETKVCVCVCVCVGGGAHLGSGKDIHQLVGIGY from the exons ATGGAGCCTCTCCGCCTGCTCATCCTGGTGGCCGTCACAG AGCTGTCCCGAGCCCACAACACCACCGTATTCCAGGGCATGGCAGGCCGGTCCCTGCAGGTCTCCTGCCCCTACAACTCCCTGAAGCACTGGGGCAGACGCAAAGCCTGGTGCCGCCAGCTGGATGAAGAGGGCACGTGCCAGCGGGTCGTCAGCACCCACCGCTCGTGGCTGCTGTCTTTCCTGAAGAGGTGGAATGGGAGCACGGCCATCGTGGATGATGCCCTGGGGGGCACACTCACCATTACGCTGCGGAATCTTCAAGCCCACGACGCCGGCCTCTACCAGTGCCAGAGTCTCTATGGTGATGAGGCCGACACCCTCAGGAAGGTCCTGGTGGAAGTGCTGGCCG ACCCCCTTGATCACCTGGACCCTGGAGGTCTCTGGATCCCTGAAGAGTCCAAGAGCTTCGAGGATGCCCAGGTGGAACGCAGCATGTCCAG GGCAGAGAGACACGTGAGAGAAGACCTGGCATGGGAAGAGAGGCCCCGAGAGAGGTCTGCTGGGACCACCCCGGCCTGCACACCTGCCCCTCAGCCACCAACACTCATGGTTCTGCTTTGGCGAAAGGTCACCCTGCCCATACCCTGCTTCCCCTGGCCCCTGGaaacaaaggtgtgtgtgtgtgtgtgtgtgtgtgtgggggggggggcacacctgGGAAGTGGGAAGGACATTCACCAACTTGTAGGCATTGGTTATTAA